In Cydia amplana chromosome 13, ilCydAmpl1.1, whole genome shotgun sequence, the genomic stretch ACGTCActctaggcccgtaagtggaaTATtgtccccgctacgcgaggagaaaatctcacttcctggctaaggcaagacgtaaacctttagacaaaccacgggcggtaattcgtaaagccccagatcgcatatttatggccctcactttcggttcgggccacaaacacctgcgatctggagcattcacgacttcacctccctaggtatgtaatgtacatataattatggtgctactttaccgctcTAGGGCGGGATTAAGGGCAATATgcgtactgtaaaacgttctacaaaatacacgtgcgaataggtaattcgcacttgtatcgtaatgtactattacgttTTTGCATGTAATCCTTCGTGTTACGATTTGCATAATTTTAATAGAACatttgaagggtacacggaaagaacatgtctagtcactctgacaacattttgagttatcgcggtttgaaaggaacgatgtaggtatttaattaaccATACTATTTTCGTGTATAGGTGTTTTTAGAGTGAGAaaaaaagtagttttatttataattacagaggtAACAGAAGCTGTAACTAATAGTTAATTGACAGCTCTACATTTTGGgattaaaatctcattttccaaaaaaagtgactagacatgttctttccgtgtacccttcattttATTTTGCATAGCATTATGTATGATAGATTTCTGTGACTATTATTCCGAAATGAAACGAAAAACCCAGGGTACAAATCTTTATTGTCGCTACCGACGATCTCGACGCATATAACGCTTCAATAGTAACTACCACCCGTGTCCGTAGCCCACGGACGCGATCGCTGGCGCGTGGTATGACTGCACGATGGGTTGTGCGATGGGCGCGTGAACGATGGGTTGTGCGATGGGCGCGTGTACGATGGGCTGTGAGATAACCGGAGCGGCGTGGACGACTGGTTGTGCGATTGAGACTGGGTGGACGACCTGAAACATTATCGTGTGTTAATGACCACTTATTTATATTAACGTCAATACTTAAACTAAAAATGGTTGCTTTTAAGTGTTATAGGAATATAAGTAAAGGAGTTGTGGAGCTGTCGGGCTACTCATTTAGTCTACCCCAACTAGTAAAAAATAGGTGCTACATAGAATACAATGTATTCTTAATACAAGTATCCGAACATTCCGAAAAATACAAGTTATAGTTGCTTTTATATATGTATCTAAACGCCAATAACTATACATATTGTGAGCCACCACCCCGTCATACTTTTGGTTGATATTACTCTGGTTGCCTCCTGCACTACCGGTTGCCCACTACCTGGTTGACACTACCTGTTGGAACGACGAGTAGCTAGTATCAGCAGGCTTGGCTATGTCTACGGGAGCATGGAACGCCTGCCCTACCGACGCGGCACTACCGGTTGCCCACTACCTGGTTGACCCTACCTGTTGGAACGAAGAGTAGCTAGTGGCAGCAGGTTTAGCTATGGCTACGGGAGCGTGGACTGCCTGCACTACCGGGGCGGCATGCACTACGGGTTGCGCGACCGCTACTGGTTGCTGCACTAGGCTGACTGATGACACCTGAAAAGGTAAGTAAGAAATAACATTTTCTTGTACGAAACGAGGGTAGGTAACAGCAGACAGAATTGAAAGTACacggcgaactta encodes the following:
- the LOC134653355 gene encoding cuticle protein 79-like is translated as MRYLILFTVLAVAAAAPRPGGLIGGYGLGGYGLSGYGLGGYGLGGLGHGVSSVSLVQQPVAVAQPVVHAAPVVQAVHAPVAIAKPAATSYSSFQQVVHPVSIAQPVVHAAPVISQPIVHAPIAQPIVHAPIAQPIVQSYHAPAIASVGYGHGW